One region of Nitrospirota bacterium genomic DNA includes:
- a CDS encoding tetratricopeptide repeat protein: protein MESISKLLNQILGHYEKKEYDAAEKAVDRLLVSHPDFHRGQFMKAVILEETGRAVDAERHYEKAGNRYTLWGRLAMQLQDIDPDRAIMYYERVTKADPQNNLLWFNLGALYEKKNRPADARECYRNLSPLKEVLSKIFIPLGFMIFLISGGAMMLQRGERGLAVVVIASAVFCAFWLKRDAGKAIQMIAKKSRVKK, encoded by the coding sequence ATGGAGTCCATCAGCAAGCTGCTGAACCAGATCCTGGGGCATTACGAAAAAAAGGAATATGACGCTGCCGAGAAAGCAGTGGACAGGCTCCTTGTTTCTCACCCGGATTTTCATCGGGGGCAGTTCATGAAGGCGGTGATCCTCGAAGAGACGGGGAGGGCCGTTGATGCCGAAAGACATTACGAGAAAGCGGGGAACCGGTACACGCTCTGGGGTCGTCTTGCCATGCAGCTTCAGGATATCGATCCCGATCGGGCAATCATGTATTACGAACGGGTGACCAAAGCGGACCCGCAGAACAATCTGCTGTGGTTCAATCTGGGAGCGCTCTATGAGAAGAAGAACAGGCCTGCCGATGCACGGGAATGTTACCGGAACCTGTCTCCGCTCAAAGAGGTCCTTTCAAAGATATTCATTCCTCTCGGTTTCATGATCTTTTTGATCAGCGGCGGAGCGATGATGCTCCAGCGGGGAGAACGAGGCCTCGCGGTAGTAGTGATCGCGTCAGCGGTCTTCTGTGCCTTCTGGCTGAAGCGGGATGCGGGCAAAGCGATCCAGATGATCGCGAAAAAGAGCAGGGTGAAGAAGTAG
- a CDS encoding HEAT repeat domain-containing protein, whose protein sequence is MSLESLISDLKSGLGMVRVNAAAELGKLRDKEAEKALIEALGDENMAVRNNAAFSLGELGSHDAVPPLIAMFSDPEERVRKSAVKALGMIRSRDAISPLIQLLAADQSPIVKKSAIRSLGQIGGPQAMQVVEPFTISPDVILAAVAKQAIEKNSKR, encoded by the coding sequence ATGAGTCTTGAGAGTCTGATCAGCGATCTGAAGAGCGGTCTCGGGATGGTCCGGGTGAACGCCGCCGCCGAACTCGGCAAGCTTAGGGACAAGGAGGCCGAGAAGGCTTTGATAGAGGCGCTTGGCGACGAAAACATGGCGGTCCGGAACAACGCCGCTTTTTCCCTCGGGGAGCTTGGTTCGCATGATGCCGTGCCGCCGCTCATTGCCATGTTCAGCGACCCGGAAGAACGGGTGCGGAAGAGCGCGGTCAAAGCGCTGGGCATGATCCGTTCGCGCGATGCGATCTCCCCCCTCATCCAGTTGCTTGCCGCTGATCAGTCGCCCATTGTGAAGAAGAGCGCGATCCGCAGCCTGGGACAGATCGGCGGACCGCAGGCCATGCAGGTCGTCGAGCCGTTTACGATCAGCCCGGATGTCATACTCGCGGCCGTGGCAAAGCAGGCAATTGAGAAAAACAGCAAACGATGA